Sequence from the Aphelocoma coerulescens isolate FSJ_1873_10779 unplaced genomic scaffold, UR_Acoe_1.0 HiC_scaffold_204, whole genome shotgun sequence genome:
CCAAAACGGTCCTAGAGTATTCCCAAAATGGTCCCAGAATGGTCCCGAAATGGTCTCAAAATGGTCCCAAAACGGTCCCAAAACAGTCCCAGAATGGTCCTGAAAAGGTCCTGAAATGGTcctgaaacggccccaaaatggtcCCAGAACGGTCCCGAAACGGTCCCGAAGTGGTGCCAGAAATGGTCCCAAAATGGTCTCAAAATGgtcccaaaatcatcccaaaatggTCCCAGAATATTCCCAAAATGGTCACCAAACAGTCCCAGAACGGTCCCGAAACGGTCCCAAAATGGACCTGAAATGGTCCCAAAACGGTCCCAGAATGTTCCCAAAATGGTCCCAAAAAGGGTCCCAAAGTGGTGCCAGAAATGGTCCCAAAATGTTCCTGAAATCGTCTCTGAATGTTCCAAAACGGTCCCAAAATGGTCCCGAAATGGTCCCAAAAAGGGTCCCAAAATGGacctgaaatggccccaaaatgggaccTGAAATGGCCCCCAAAATGGTCCTGAAATGGTCCCCGAAATGGGTCCCAGAATGGTCCCGAAATGGTCCCAGCACGGTCCCAGAATGGTCCCAAAATgatcccaaaatggccccagagTGATCCTGAAAGGGTCCCAAAATGGTCCCGAAGTGGTGCCAGAAATGGTCCCAAAATGATCCcaaaatggtcccaaaatgATCCCAAAATGGTCCCAAAACAGTCCCAAAATGGGTCCCAAAAAGGGTCCCAAAATGTTCCTGAAATGGTCCcaaaatggtcccaaaatggTCCCAGAATGGTCCCAGAATGGTTCCAAAATGGTCCCGAAAAGGTCCCAAAACGGCCCCGAAGTGGTGccagaaatggccccaaaatgatCCCAAAATGATCCCAAAAATGGTCCTGAAAAGGTCCCGAAATGTTcccaaaattgacccaaaatggcccaaaaatgcTCCCAAAACGGTCCCAAAATGGCCCCCAAAATTCTGCTAAAAATTGTAGGGGGGCTCGGTCAGGGAGAGGGCGGAggtgaaaaaatgggggaaaaaacggAGTTTTGGGggtaaaaaatgggggaaaaaatggagttttggggtgggaaaaaccagagtttttggggggtggaaaatggggaaaaaatggagttttgggaggtggaaaaatgagggggaaatgggggaaatatggagttttgggggtggaaaaaaatggacttttggggtgggaaatgggggaaaaaaatggaaaaaactgAGTTTTggggatgggaaatgggggaaaaaatggagttttttaagggtgggaaaaaatggaggttttggggtgataaatggggaaaaatggagttttgggaggtggaaaaaagggaggttttggggtggaaaaaatgggggaaaaaacggAGCTTTGGGGGTGGAAaactgggggggaaatgggggaaaaaatggagttttgggggtggaaAAAACGGAGttttttgggtggaaaatgagggaaaaaaccggagttttgggggtggaaaaatgggggggaaaaaaaagagttttagagatggaaaatgaggggaaaaaatggagttttgggggtgggaaaaAACCTGagtttttggggtaaaaaatggggaaaaaacggagTTTTTGGGGATGGGAACAGGGtaaaaaatggggttttggggggtggaaaaatgggggaaaaaacagagttttggggatgggaaatgggggaaaaaaatggagttttggggtggaaaaatggggggaaaaatggagtttttggggtggaaaaaaacagaggttttggggtaaaaaatggggggaaaaaaggagttttgggggtggaaaaatgagggggaaatgggggaaaaagcggaggttttggggtggaaaaaaatggaggttttggggaaggaaatggggcaaaaatggagttttgggggtggaaAAAACGGAGTTTAAGGGGTgggaaatgaggggaaaaaatggagttttgggggtgggaaatgggggaaaaaatggagttttgggggtgagAAAAAACggagttttttggggtgaaaaatgggaaaaagatgGAGTTTTGGGGGACGGAAaatgaggggagaaaatggagTTTTGGAGGTGGGAGAAAACTGAgttttgggagaaaaaatgggggaaaaaatggagttttgggggtggaaaaaaatggagtttttggggtaaaaaatggggggaaaaaaccggacttttgggggtggaaaaatggagttttggggagggaaatgggggggaaaaaacggaGTTTTTGGgagtgggaaaatggggaaaaacccggagttttggggtaaaaaatggggtgggaatgggggagctGTGAGGGGAACGGCAGCAAAATGAGGCGAAAaatgatcccaaaaatcccgaaatgatcccaaaaaccccccaaaaatggatcCCCGGGCACCAAAACCCATTCCCGGATGCCCAAAATATCGCCCCAAAATTATtccgaaaaaccccaaattcctcggggctcccccagaccccaaatctcctttcaaccccccccccccccaaattcctctccggaatcccaaattccccatcccagccccaaaattcaccttcaAATCTCCTCcggaacccccaaatctccccgaaatcccccccaaatttcccccaaattcacgcaggaccccaaaaccccctcaaatccccccaaaacctcctcgaatcccacccaaatcccctcaaacacccccaaaaatcccccccaaaatccccaacccCCCTCCGTTACCATCGAGTCCCAGCTCACCCAGCGCCCCCCCCGAGCGCCTCAatcccccctcaaacccccccaaaccccctcgaatcgcccccaaatcccccaaacccccctcagaATTtgccaaaatctcccccaaaaccgccccaaaaaacCGCGTTACCATCGAGGCCCAAATCGCGCAGGGCCCCCCTGAGCGCCTCCAAGGCCTCGCGGCGGTTCCGGCACTTCCCGAGCAGCCGCTTGTAGTTAGGGCGCCCCCCAGCGGCCCGGAGGTATCGCTTCAGCCGCGCCACCGCCGGCGGGTcctgagggggcggggcttgggtcaaagggggcggggcttggggtcAAAGGGGGCGGGGTTTGAGGAGGCCACGCCCACatggggcggggggaggagctCCGCGGGGTTTTGCACCGAAATCCGCCCGAATTCCGCCCAAATCCGCCCGAATTccgcccaaatccccccaaaatccgcgaATCTCCCccaaagtccacaaatctccccaaaattccgcccgaatccccccaaaatccgcgcGAATTCCGCccgaatcccccccaaaatccacgaatctccccaaaattccgtccaaatcccccaaatccccccaaaatccacaaattccaccaaaatcccgcccaaatccccccaaaatccgcacGAATTCcgcccaaattcccccaaaattcacgaatctccccaaaattccgcccaaatccccccaaaattcacgaatctcccccaaattccgtccaaatccccccaaatccccccaaaatccacaaattccgcccaaatcccacccaaatccccccaaaatccgcgtGAATttcacccaaatccccccaaaatccacgaatctcccccaaaatccacaaatctccccaaaattccgcccaaatccccccaaaatccgcgcGAATTCCTCTCGAATCCCCCCAAAGTCCGCgaatctccccaaaattccgtccaaatccccaaaatccccccaaaatccacaaattccaccaaaatcccgcccaaatccccccaaaatccgcacGAATTCcgcccaaattcccccaaaattcacgaatctccccaaaattccgcccaaatccccccaaaattcacgaatctcccccaaattccgtccaaatccccccaaatccccccaaaatccacaaattccgcccaaatcccacccaaatcccccaaaatccgcgTGAATttcacccaaatccccccaaaatccacgaatctcccccaaaatccacaaatctccccaaaattccgcccaaatccccccaaaatccgcgcGAATTCCTCTCGAATCCCCCCAAAGTCCGCgaatctccccaaaattccgtccaaatccccaaaatccccccaaaatccacaaattccaccaaaatcccgcccaaatccccccaaaatccgcacGAATTccgcccaaatccccccaaaatccacgaatctccccaaaattccgcccaaatccccccaaaattcacgaatctcccccaaattccgtccaaatccccccaaatccccccaaaatccacaaattccaccaaaatcccgcccaaatccccccaaaatccgcacGAATTCCaaccaaatccccccaaaatctgcgaatctccccaaaattccgcccaaaatcccccgaaaatccccccaaaatccccgtaaATTccaccccaatccccccaaaatccacgaatctccccaaaattctgcccaaatccccaaaatccccccaaatccccccaaaatccacaaattccaccaaaatcccgcccaaatccccccaaaatccgcacGAATTccaccccaatccccccaaaatccgcgaatctccccaaaattctgcccaaaatcccccgaaaatccccccaaaatccccgtaaATTCCACCCCAATCCCCCTAAAATCTACgaatctccccaaaattccgcccaaatccccccaaaatccgtgCAAATTttgcccaaatccccccaaaatccacgcgaattccacccaaatccccccaaaatctacgaatctccccaaaattctgcccaaatcccccaaatccccccaaatccccccaaaatccgggcAAATTTtgcccaaatccctccaaaatctgCGCgaattccacccaaatccccgCAAAATCcacaaatctcccccaaattctGCCCAAATCCGCCCAAAATCCACGaatctccccaaaattctgtccaaatccccaaaagccacccaaatccccccaaaatccacaaattccgcccaaatccccccaaaatccgcgtGAATttcacccaaatccccccaaaatccacgaatctcccccaaaatccgcccaaatccccccaaaatccacgcGAATttcacccaaatccccccaaaatccacgaatctccccaaaatccgcccaaatccccccaaaatccgtgCAAATTttgcccaaatccccccaaaatccgcccaaatccacccaaatccccccaaaatccacaaattCCACCAAAATTCCGCACAAATCCCCTCTAAATTccttaaaaatccccaattccCTCAATTATTCCCCAAACTCCagcaaaattccccaaaattcccccaaaatccacaaaattcccaaaaaatcccccccaaatccctcaaaaatccccaaaattccccccaaaatcccccaaaatcccctcaaaaattacaaaactccctcaaaaatcccccaaattccctcaaaaatccccaaaattccccaaaaatcccccaaaaatcccccaaatccccaaatctcccccaaaaatctccaaaaatcccccaaaatccccaaacatcCCTCaagaatcccccaaaattcccacaaaatccataaaaatccccaaaacgcccccataaatcccaaaaattcaccaaaattcccccaaattccctcaaaaatcccaaaattccctttaaaaatcccccaaaatccccccaaaatcccttcaaaaatccccaaaatccccccaaacccccccaaattccccccaaatttcacctTCCCCGGCCTCCAccgctcttcctcctcctcctccttcctcctcctcttcctcccggcctcttcctccttttcccggCCCCTTTTCCGCCCTTTTTCCACCCATTTCGCCAGCGGCAAATCCTCCGAGTCCGACGAGTCGGATCCGCCCTTTCCCgggcttttttggggaattttcggggctttttggggtttttcttcctcctcttcctcctcctcctcttcctcgctcTCCGTTTTCGCCTTTTCGGCCTCGTTTTTGCCGCCCTTTTGCTTCCCGCTCCCCTTTTTTCCCGTTCTCTTCCCGTTTTTCCGGCCTggatcttcctcttcttcctcctcttcctcctcctcttcttcctcctcttcctcctcctcttcctcgctcccaatttccccctttttcaccccGTTTTGCCCGGATTTTTTCGGGTTTTTCccgggttttttggggttttcgccattttttctggttttgcccccagttttcttcctctcctcctcctcctcttcttcctcttcctcttcctcttcctcctcctcttcctcactctCCATTTTCCTCAAtttcgtcccatttttcccgattttttgctcttttttcccaatttccccccttttcaccccgtctttcctggattttttcaggttttccccatttcttctgcttttccctcaatttttctcctctcctcctcttcttcctcctcctcctcttcctcactctCCACTTTCCTCCGTTTCAtctcatttttcccaattttttgctcctttttccgaatttccccctttttcaccccattttTCTGGCCCGgcttctttctctcctcctcctcttcttcctcctcctcttcctcactctccattttcctccttttcgtccaatttttcccaatttttccctcctttttcccatttttcttcctctccgcctcctcttcctcctcctcttcctcactccCAATTTTCCTCCGtttcatcccatttttcccaattttttgctcctttttcccctttttcgcCCCATTTTTCTGCCCCGgcttcttcctctcctcctcctcctcttcttcctcctcctcttcctcctcttcttcctcctcctcttcctcactctcaattttcccccttttcccagttttcccaattttttgctcatttttcccatttttcccctttttcaccccattttTCTGACCTGacttctttctctcctcctcttcctcctcctcctcttcttcctcttcctcttcctcttcctcctcttcctcactctCAATTTTCCTCACtttcatcccatttttcccgattttttgctctttttttccaatttccccctttttcaccccattttccccattttttctgcttttctccccaattttcttctcctcctcttcctcctcctcttcctcctcctcctcttcctcctcctcttcctcgctctcaattttcctccttttcatcccatttttcccaattttttgctcatttttcccatttcccccctttttcaccccattttTCTGACCCggctttttcctctcctcctcttcctcctcctcctcctcctcttcttcctcctcctcttcctcactctcaattttcctccttttcatctcatttttcccgattttttcctcttttttcccattttccccctttttccccccatttttcccagattttttcaggttttccccattttttctgcttttcccctcaattttcctcctctcctcttcctcttcttcctcctcctcttcctcctcctcttcctcactctccattttcctcaattttgtcccatttttcccgattttttcctcttttttcccaatttccccctttttcaccccattttTCTGACCTGgcttctttctctcctcctcctcctcctcctcttcctcctcctcctcttcctcctcctcttcctcttcttcctcctcctcttcctcgctctccattttcctccttttcgtctcctttttcccaattttttgctcaattttcccatttttcgcCCCATTTTTCTGAGCCGctttctcccccctcctcctctttttcctcctcttcctcctcctcttcctcactcccaatttccccctttttcaccccattttccccgggtttttgggggttttccccaGATTTTTTCGGGGTTTccgcttttttctccttttcccccccaattttcttcctctcctcctcctcctcctcctcgcccccCTCCTCACTCCCATTTTCGCCCCTTTtcaccccatttcccctcccctccccctcccctcccccacccccgggGGGCAGCTCCTCcccgccgccagggggcgccagACACAGTGCGTGATCCccgctggccacgcccccttccGGCTCCGCGCATGCGCTTTCGGCCTCGCTTAAAAACGGCGCCCTGCGGACGAAAAGGGCGGGGTCAAGCAGGGCGTGGTCGCCGCGTGGGCGTGGCCAGCACAGGGCGTGGCCCCGGGGGGGGTCTCCGGTGGCTCgcggcccctcccggcccctccCGTTACCGTTCGCAGCcgctcggcgccgccgccgccgccatttCTTCGCCCTCAGAGCGGCAGCCAATGAGGGTGGAGGAGACGACAGCGGGGCGGGGCTTGAGGCGCTTCGGCCAATGAGGAGGCGGCGCTGTAAACGCGGAAATGCGCTCGGCCAATGGAGGCGAGAAAGTAGCGGGACGGGGATGAGCGGCAGGAGGTTGAGCCAATCAGAAGGCGGGATGGGAAGCGCTGGCCAATAGGAGCGCGGGGGAGGCGGGAAGCGATGCGGAAGTGATGGGCAGCCGCTCCAGCCAATCAGGAGCGTGTTGGTGGACGCAAAAGCAAATAGAAAGCGAGGGGAGGCGGGACAAATCCGCCGAGCCAATGGCGGTGCGGCGGAGGCGGGCCCCGCTCCGGGAATTGATTGACAGCAGCTCCATCCAGTGAGATCCCCGCGCCGGAAGCACCAACCAATCGGAAACGGACAAAGAAAGGGCTCAGCCAATCCCGCCCACGGCAGCGACCGGAACACTTCCGCATAGGCAGCCAATCAGCCCGCGGCGCGGGAAGGCGGCAGCCAATAGGAAGCGAGGGGAAGGGCGGGGCTTGTCCGCCATGAACGGGGCGGGCGAGGGCGATGGCGGCGGCTACAAACGGCGCTGCCGGGCCCTGAAGCGGCGCCTGAAGCTGCTGCTCTACGTGAGGGGCGGGGCCTGtaggggtgggcgtggcctggagggggcgtggcctggagggggcggggcctgtgCGTGAGGGGAGGccgggggggggatggggggggtgggggggggtgaggggatttgggggaaaaatgagcGAATTTGTGAGGGAAAAGTGCAAAAATGGGCGGCGGAAttggaggtttgggggggaaggggtggttttggggggaaaagggggggttttgggtaaAATGTGGGGGTTGGGGGAGGGAGATGCTGGGTTTGAGGGGTTAAGGGGGGTTTTGTGAGGAaaaaggtgaattttggggggtggaATGGATAAATTTAGTAATTCTGAGGGGGctgctggggattttgggggaaattgcagttttgggggagttttccttcaattttggggagaaaacctcaatttttgggaaaaaccctcaattttgaaagaaaaattttcgATTTTGTGGGAAAAACCCCTCAATTTCGGGGAAAACACCTCAATTttgaggagaaaaacctcaattttggggaaaaatcctcaattttggggaaaaaacgcAATGTCGTGTGGAAAAAACCTCAAGTTTTGGGGAA
This genomic interval carries:
- the HIRIP3 gene encoding HIRA-interacting protein 3, whose product is MESEEEEEEEEEEEEEEEEEERKKTGGKTRKNGENPKKPGKNPKKSGQNGVKKGEIGSEEEEEEEEEEEEEEEEEEEEDPGRKNGKRTGKKGSGKQKGGKNEAEKAKTESEEEEEEEEEEEKPQKAPKIPQKSPGKGGSDSSDSEDLPLAKWVEKGRKRGREKEEEAGRKRRRKEEEEEERWRPGKDPPAVARLKRYLRAAGGRPNYKRLLGKCRNRREALEALRGALRDLGLDGPPSLARCRRLRRRREERAELAALDASNILPARSRRQNPGNSPQNPPKSPLPPPPDWSRLRGVVSSDSE